One region of Halomonas huangheensis genomic DNA includes:
- the fabV gene encoding enoyl-ACP reductase FabV, which yields MIIKPKVRGFICTTTHPVGCEKNVLEQIEATRARGLDAAQGPKKVLVIGASSGYGLAARVTAAFGYGADTLGVFFEKPGSETKTGTAGWYNSAAFDRFAKAEGLYSKSINGDAFSHEARARAIELIQQDMGGQIDLVVYSLASPVRKLPDSGELKRSSLKPIGETYRATAIDTNKDAIIEAEVGPATEQEIADTIEVMGGQDWELWMQALADADVLAPGARSVAFSYIGTEITWPIYWHGALGKAKEDLDRAAQAIDAQLKTTGGGANVAVLKSVVTQASAAIPVMPLYIAMVYRIMKEQGLHEGTIDQLNRLFGERLYGGELATDDVGRLRLDDWELRDDVQQACQDLWSQVTTENLFDITDYAGYKHEFLKLFGFERDDVDYDADVETDVNFDVVQL from the coding sequence GTGATCATCAAGCCCAAGGTTCGCGGATTCATCTGCACCACAACTCATCCCGTCGGCTGCGAGAAGAATGTTCTCGAGCAGATCGAGGCAACCCGTGCGCGTGGCCTGGATGCCGCCCAGGGACCGAAGAAGGTTCTGGTGATCGGTGCTTCCAGTGGCTATGGCCTGGCCGCTCGCGTCACTGCGGCATTCGGTTATGGCGCCGATACGCTGGGCGTGTTCTTCGAGAAGCCCGGCAGCGAGACGAAAACCGGCACAGCGGGTTGGTACAACTCTGCCGCTTTCGATCGCTTTGCCAAGGCCGAGGGGCTTTACAGCAAGTCGATCAACGGCGATGCCTTCTCGCACGAAGCACGTGCCAGGGCCATCGAGCTGATCCAGCAGGACATGGGCGGTCAGATCGATCTGGTGGTCTACTCGCTGGCGTCTCCGGTGCGTAAGTTGCCGGATAGCGGTGAGCTCAAGCGCTCCAGCCTCAAGCCGATCGGTGAGACCTATCGTGCGACGGCCATCGATACCAACAAGGACGCCATCATCGAGGCTGAGGTGGGGCCGGCGACTGAGCAGGAAATCGCCGATACCATCGAAGTCATGGGCGGCCAGGACTGGGAACTGTGGATGCAGGCGCTGGCCGATGCCGACGTGCTTGCGCCGGGCGCGCGCAGCGTTGCCTTCAGCTATATCGGTACCGAAATTACCTGGCCGATCTATTGGCACGGTGCTCTGGGCAAGGCCAAGGAAGATCTTGACCGTGCTGCGCAGGCGATCGACGCCCAGCTCAAGACTACCGGCGGCGGTGCCAATGTTGCGGTGCTCAAGTCGGTTGTGACTCAGGCCAGTGCCGCGATTCCGGTGATGCCGCTGTACATCGCCATGGTCTACAGGATCATGAAGGAGCAGGGCCTGCACGAAGGCACCATCGATCAGCTTAACCGTCTATTTGGTGAACGTCTGTATGGTGGCGAGCTTGCGACTGACGATGTCGGCCGTCTGCGTCTGGACGACTGGGAACTGCGCGATGATGTGCAGCAGGCATGTCAGGACCTGTGGTCACAGGTGACCACCGAGAACCTGTTCGATATCACCGACTATGCCGGCTACAAGCATGAGTTCCTCAAGCTGTTCGGCTTCGAGCGTGATGATGTCGATTATGATGCTGATGTTGAGACAGACGTGAATTTCGACGTGGTTCAGCTGTAA
- a CDS encoding DUF7079 family protein has translation MDAQTLVDERGELWLTLAPLWLEREPRETDYARMTEVVLRYGLTLKELEWVIRLELAPVLSRQQMSVAGEWRKFDDYQLMRRLVAHNMRLKGWRRSFWTLFSGLATIMVRPRFNELLERVAVAQATN, from the coding sequence ATGGACGCACAGACTCTGGTCGATGAGCGCGGCGAGCTGTGGCTGACACTGGCGCCGTTGTGGCTCGAGCGCGAGCCCCGTGAAACCGACTACGCACGCATGACCGAGGTCGTCCTGCGCTACGGCTTGACCCTGAAGGAACTGGAGTGGGTTATACGCCTTGAGCTGGCCCCGGTGCTGTCACGTCAACAGATGTCCGTTGCCGGAGAGTGGCGCAAATTCGATGATTACCAATTGATGCGACGCCTGGTGGCACACAACATGCGCCTCAAGGGCTGGCGGCGTTCGTTCTGGACCCTGTTCTCTGGCCTGGCCACCATCATGGTACGGCCACGCTTCAACGAACTGCTCGAGCGCGTGGCAGTAGCTCAGGCAACCAACTGA
- a CDS encoding glutathione peroxidase, which produces MSVHDHECRTHSGEPFNLRALRGQVLLIVNVASKCGFTPQLAELEALYREHRERGFTVLGFPCNQFAHQSPESAEEFCTFGERRYAVTFPLMEKVDVNGGKAHPLFRALKEQAPGMLGTRAIKWNFTKFLIGRDGRVIRRFGPRATAVDMLQDLEQALDEPVV; this is translated from the coding sequence ATGTCAGTTCACGATCATGAATGCCGTACCCATAGCGGCGAGCCCTTCAATCTTCGCGCGCTGCGCGGGCAGGTGCTGTTGATAGTCAATGTGGCCAGTAAATGCGGTTTCACTCCGCAACTGGCCGAGCTTGAAGCTCTGTATCGCGAGCATCGCGAGCGCGGTTTTACCGTGCTGGGCTTCCCGTGCAATCAATTTGCGCATCAATCCCCTGAGTCCGCCGAGGAGTTCTGTACCTTCGGCGAGCGTCGTTATGCGGTCACCTTTCCTCTGATGGAGAAGGTCGACGTCAATGGCGGCAAGGCGCACCCGTTGTTTCGGGCACTCAAGGAACAGGCCCCGGGAATGTTGGGGACTCGTGCCATCAAGTGGAACTTCACCAAGTTCCTGATCGGGCGCGATGGTCGTGTGATACGCCGCTTCGGGCCGCGAGCCACTGCCGTTGATATGCTCCAGGATCTGGAGCAGGCGCTGGATGAGCCGGTTGTCTGA
- a CDS encoding NUDIX hydrolase: MSIDSSMPAAAQDAAVAPVIARERIQVVDSRNRPCGSAWRTQMRRMGFWHRATYIVVRNSRNQLCVQRRTLTKEVFAGGIDLAAGGVVAAGEAVNQSARRELAEELGIRGEPLIHTLDFTYCEDGHHIFGSVFTVSFDGPLILQPEEVAEAWWMDLDEALALETVTPDTRLAVSLLRDSECAGK, encoded by the coding sequence ATGTCGATCGACAGTTCGATGCCGGCAGCGGCACAGGATGCAGCAGTGGCTCCAGTGATCGCCAGAGAGCGCATCCAGGTGGTCGACTCCCGCAATCGTCCTTGTGGTAGTGCCTGGCGTACTCAAATGAGACGTATGGGCTTCTGGCACCGTGCCACCTATATTGTAGTGCGTAACTCCCGCAATCAGCTTTGTGTTCAGCGTCGAACGCTAACCAAGGAAGTCTTTGCGGGAGGCATTGATCTGGCGGCGGGAGGCGTGGTGGCGGCGGGAGAGGCTGTGAACCAATCGGCACGCCGTGAACTGGCCGAGGAGTTGGGGATTCGAGGCGAACCTCTGATTCACACGTTGGACTTCACCTACTGTGAAGATGGTCATCACATCTTCGGCAGCGTGTTTACAGTAAGCTTCGATGGGCCGTTGATCCTGCAGCCAGAGGAGGTTGCCGAGGCCTGGTGGATGGATCTTGATGAGGCTCTGGCGTTGGAAACGGTGACACCCGATACCCGGCTAGCGGTCAGCCTACTGCGTGACAGCGAATGTGCCGGTAAATGA
- a CDS encoding LysE family translocator, with protein sequence MPLSLWLSLAAICAMGAMSPGPSLALVLRHTLGGGRSSGMMAAVTHALGVGLYALLTVWGLGAVIEHHPTVFRVITWLGAAYLAWLGIKALRAGAGGALRTQGQSANLMIAARDGLVVALGNPKLILFFVALLSQFVTPEMTLLQRMIIVLTAVVIDGGWYTLVALGLSHSRVLPWLQARAHWINRITGVLLLGLAVRVLMG encoded by the coding sequence ATGCCTCTTTCCCTATGGTTGTCACTCGCGGCGATCTGCGCCATGGGGGCCATGTCGCCCGGGCCGAGTCTCGCCCTGGTGCTGCGTCATACCCTGGGAGGCGGTCGCTCATCGGGAATGATGGCGGCGGTTACCCATGCCCTGGGGGTAGGGCTGTATGCGCTGCTGACGGTGTGGGGGCTGGGGGCGGTTATCGAGCATCATCCAACGGTCTTTCGTGTGATCACCTGGTTGGGGGCGGCCTATCTGGCATGGCTGGGGATCAAGGCGCTGCGTGCGGGGGCGGGAGGTGCTCTGCGTACCCAGGGACAGTCAGCGAATTTGATGATTGCCGCGCGTGATGGCCTGGTGGTGGCGTTGGGTAACCCCAAGCTGATTCTGTTCTTTGTGGCGTTACTGAGTCAGTTTGTGACCCCGGAAATGACCTTGCTGCAACGCATGATCATTGTACTGACTGCGGTGGTCATTGATGGCGGCTGGTACACCCTGGTGGCACTGGGCTTGTCACATTCCCGGGTACTGCCCTGGTTGCAGGCCAGAGCACACTGGATCAATCGAATCACGGGAGTCCTGCTGCTGGGGCTCGCGGTACGAGTGCTGATGGGTTAA
- a CDS encoding SLC13 family permease translates to MAQSRNEAPPSPSVAARIGLVLGLVLLLLTLVVPAPAGMSPIAWHCVGMALLMASWWSTEAIPIPVTSLLPLVLAPALGIGDIKETAASYANPIIYLFLGGFLLGIAMQVWNLHRRVALQVLRVVGSEPKRQIAGFMIATGFISMWVSNTATAIMMLPIGISVLSLLEDSDPKELNRFATALLLGIAYSASIGGVATLIGTPPNALLAGYLSDSMNIDLGFAQWMLIGLPISITMMVVAWWWLCRGGFQLTTGDNDSASMIHRELAEMGPMSKAEKRVGLVFLLAAAAWIVRPMLNNLGVDWLSDTSIAILAGMTLFLVPSGRHRGESLMAWDEAVKLPWGILLLFGGGLALAGAISSSGLAEWIANQLSALGALPTLALIGGVVLVIIFLTEVTSNTATAAAFLPLLGAMAMSLDIPILLITVPAAIAASCAFMMPVATPPNAIVFGTGHMSIQSMIRAGFALNLAGTVLVTLMAYALILLMW, encoded by the coding sequence ATGGCGCAGTCACGCAACGAAGCCCCTCCTTCTCCTTCCGTCGCGGCACGCATCGGGCTGGTGCTCGGCCTGGTGTTGCTGCTGCTCACCCTGGTCGTTCCTGCGCCAGCCGGTATGTCGCCCATCGCGTGGCACTGCGTAGGCATGGCATTGCTGATGGCCAGTTGGTGGTCCACTGAGGCCATTCCGATTCCGGTGACGTCTCTACTGCCGCTGGTTCTCGCCCCAGCGTTGGGTATTGGTGACATCAAGGAAACGGCGGCCAGCTATGCCAATCCGATCATCTATCTGTTCCTCGGTGGTTTCCTGCTGGGGATCGCGATGCAGGTCTGGAACCTTCATCGCCGCGTGGCGCTGCAGGTGCTGCGTGTAGTGGGTAGCGAGCCAAAGCGTCAGATAGCGGGCTTCATGATCGCCACTGGCTTCATCAGCATGTGGGTCTCCAATACCGCCACCGCAATCATGATGCTGCCCATCGGCATCTCGGTGCTGAGCCTGCTCGAGGATTCGGACCCGAAGGAACTGAACCGCTTTGCCACCGCGCTGCTGCTGGGTATTGCCTATTCCGCGAGCATAGGTGGCGTGGCCACTCTGATTGGCACACCGCCCAACGCCCTACTGGCCGGCTACCTGTCGGACTCCATGAACATTGACCTTGGCTTCGCTCAGTGGATGCTGATCGGCCTGCCAATCAGTATCACGATGATGGTGGTCGCCTGGTGGTGGTTGTGTCGCGGTGGCTTCCAGCTCACTACCGGTGACAACGATAGCGCCAGCATGATTCATCGCGAACTGGCCGAAATGGGCCCGATGAGCAAAGCCGAAAAACGCGTCGGATTGGTATTCCTGCTGGCGGCGGCAGCCTGGATCGTCCGCCCCATGCTCAACAACCTCGGCGTGGACTGGCTGTCGGACACCTCGATCGCCATTCTCGCCGGCATGACACTGTTCCTGGTTCCCAGCGGCCGTCATCGCGGCGAATCACTGATGGCCTGGGACGAAGCAGTCAAACTCCCCTGGGGCATCCTGCTGCTGTTTGGTGGCGGCCTGGCGCTGGCCGGTGCCATCAGTTCCTCGGGGCTCGCCGAGTGGATTGCCAACCAACTCTCCGCACTTGGCGCCTTGCCGACACTGGCGCTCATCGGTGGCGTAGTACTGGTCATCATCTTCCTCACCGAAGTGACATCGAATACTGCCACTGCGGCAGCCTTCCTGCCGCTACTCGGTGCCATGGCCATGTCATTGGATATTCCGATTCTGTTGATCACGGTCCCTGCTGCAATTGCCGCCAGTTGCGCTTTCATGATGCCTGTAGCCACACCGCCCAATGCCATTGTCTTCGGCACTGGGCATATGAGCATTCAGTCCATGATCCGTGCCGGGTTTGCCCTCAACCTCGCCGGCACTGTGCTGGTAACATTGATGGCTTATGCACTGATCCTGCTGATGTGGTAG
- the queA gene encoding tRNA preQ1(34) S-adenosylmethionine ribosyltransferase-isomerase QueA: MQRADFHFDLPQELIARYPSEVRSDCRLLCVDGNSGQFSHHQFPDLVEMLEPGDLLVFNDTRVIPARLHGHKASGGKVEMLLERPLDAHRGLVHLRSSKSPKPGTELIFEGGIQAVVEGRRDALFELRFLGETPMIALLEQHGHMPLPPYITRDDELSDRERYQTVYARRDGAVAAPTAGLHFDQPLLERLAAKGVESTFVTLHVGAGTFQPVRAADIREHHMHSEWIEVGEEACTKVHAAQQAGKRVIAVGTTSVRCLETASASGEIAPFSGDTDIFIYPGYEWRCVDVLVTNFHLPESTLLMLVSSFAGFEPVMQAYREAVEQRYAFFSYGDAMFLTRSR; this comes from the coding sequence ATGCAAAGAGCCGATTTCCACTTTGATCTTCCGCAAGAGTTGATCGCTCGCTACCCTTCGGAAGTACGCAGCGACTGTCGCCTGCTGTGCGTCGATGGCAACAGCGGCCAGTTCAGCCACCACCAGTTTCCCGATCTGGTGGAAATGCTGGAGCCCGGCGACCTGCTGGTTTTCAACGATACCCGCGTCATTCCGGCACGCCTGCATGGTCACAAGGCCAGCGGCGGCAAGGTCGAGATGCTGCTCGAGCGCCCATTGGATGCCCATCGTGGACTGGTCCACCTACGCTCCAGCAAATCACCGAAACCCGGCACCGAACTGATCTTCGAAGGCGGCATCCAGGCGGTGGTCGAGGGACGCCGAGACGCGCTGTTCGAACTACGCTTTCTCGGTGAGACACCGATGATCGCTCTGCTCGAGCAGCATGGTCACATGCCCTTGCCGCCGTACATCACTCGCGACGACGAGCTCTCGGATCGCGAGCGTTATCAGACCGTCTACGCCCGGCGTGACGGCGCAGTGGCCGCTCCCACCGCGGGACTGCATTTCGATCAACCGCTATTGGAACGCCTTGCGGCAAAGGGAGTCGAATCGACATTCGTCACCCTGCATGTCGGTGCGGGCACCTTTCAGCCTGTGCGTGCCGCTGATATCCGTGAGCACCACATGCACAGCGAGTGGATAGAGGTCGGTGAGGAAGCCTGTACCAAGGTACATGCTGCACAGCAGGCCGGCAAACGCGTCATCGCCGTGGGGACCACCAGCGTGCGCTGTCTTGAAACCGCCAGCGCCTCTGGTGAAATTGCTCCGTTCTCCGGCGATACCGATATTTTCATCTATCCCGGCTACGAGTGGCGTTGTGTCGATGTGCTGGTTACCAACTTCCATCTTCCGGAATCAACCCTGTTGATGCTGGTCAGCTCCTTCGCCGGCTTCGAACCCGTCATGCAGGCCTATCGCGAAGCCGTGGAACAGCGCTATGCGTTCTTCAGCTATGGCGACGCCATGTTCCTGACGCGGTCGCGCTGA
- the yajC gene encoding preprotein translocase subunit YajC — MLDFFISPAMAEGGGAAGGGIAQIVMLVGFVLIFYFLLWRPQAKRAKQHKQLIAGLSKGDEIVIGGGLMGRVTKVSDDSEFLSLEIAEGTEVSVQKNAVAAVLPKGTIKSI, encoded by the coding sequence ATGCTGGACTTTTTCATTTCCCCTGCCATGGCAGAAGGTGGCGGTGCTGCCGGTGGCGGTATTGCCCAGATCGTGATGCTGGTCGGCTTCGTGCTGATTTTCTACTTCCTGCTGTGGCGTCCGCAGGCCAAGCGTGCCAAGCAACATAAGCAATTGATCGCCGGCCTGTCCAAGGGCGACGAGATCGTGATTGGCGGTGGCCTGATGGGCCGTGTCACCAAGGTCAGCGATGACAGCGAATTCCTGAGTCTGGAAATCGCCGAAGGTACCGAGGTCAGCGTGCAGAAGAACGCCGTCGCCGCGGTACTGCCGAAGGGCACCATCAAGTCCATCTGA
- the secD gene encoding protein translocase subunit SecD, producing the protein MLNRYPLWKYLLIALVLLFGLVYSLPNLFPEDPAVQISSDRGDLNLSAEQQKSLEEALADAGIEVKTVEEAPNSVLIRLRNTDDQISARDLISETLGEDYVVALNLAESTPDWLASLSASPMTLGLDLRGGVHFLLEVDMDAAVQQRLEVNASAIREQLRDERIRYRNTQVEGRTISVDFVNAEDRDAAQRLISQSFPDFQYQGLERERGAGFSMTLSDAAVDEIQDYAINQNLTTLRNRVNELGVAEPLVQRQGPDRIVVELPGVQDTAAAKRIVGATANLEFRLEARADTPDNETESLPFRNDPARSADLMRDVIITGDSVSSATRSFDENGRAQVNINLDGTGGTLMNRATRSNIGRNMAVVFIEHKTRDRTVTEDGKQVTVREPYTERGIISLATVQSALGNSFRITGLDSPTEAGELSLLLRSGSLAAPIYFAQERTIGPSLGADNIARGLLSVQVGLVLVLLFMLIRYKAFGVIANIALAFNLTLLVAAMSLLGATLTLPGIAGIVLTLGMAVDANVLIFERIREELRNGMSVQQAIHSGYERAFTSIVDANLTTLLVAVILFSIGTGPVKGFAVTLSLGILTSMFTALMVTRGMVNLVYGGRPRKKIWI; encoded by the coding sequence ATGCTCAATCGTTACCCCCTATGGAAGTATCTGCTCATCGCACTGGTACTTCTCTTCGGCCTGGTCTATTCGCTTCCCAATCTCTTTCCTGAAGACCCGGCTGTACAGATCAGCAGTGACCGTGGCGACCTGAACCTATCCGCGGAGCAGCAGAAGAGTCTCGAAGAGGCACTCGCTGACGCCGGCATCGAGGTCAAGACAGTCGAGGAAGCACCCAATAGCGTGCTCATCCGCCTGCGCAACACCGACGACCAGATTTCCGCTCGCGACCTGATCAGCGAGACACTCGGTGAAGACTACGTTGTCGCCCTGAACCTCGCCGAATCCACTCCCGACTGGCTGGCCTCACTTTCGGCATCACCGATGACTCTGGGCCTCGACTTGCGCGGTGGTGTTCACTTCCTGCTCGAAGTGGATATGGATGCCGCCGTCCAGCAGCGCCTGGAAGTCAATGCCAGCGCCATTCGCGAACAGCTGCGCGACGAGCGTATCCGCTATCGCAATACTCAGGTTGAAGGGCGCACCATTTCCGTGGACTTCGTCAACGCTGAAGACCGCGACGCAGCACAGCGTCTGATCAGCCAGAGCTTCCCGGACTTCCAGTACCAGGGCCTGGAGCGCGAACGCGGCGCCGGCTTCAGCATGACGCTGAGCGATGCCGCCGTTGATGAGATTCAGGATTACGCGATCAACCAGAACCTGACCACTCTGCGCAATCGTGTCAACGAGTTGGGCGTCGCCGAGCCGTTGGTCCAGCGCCAGGGCCCGGATCGCATCGTTGTCGAGCTACCCGGTGTTCAGGATACCGCCGCCGCCAAGCGTATCGTTGGTGCCACAGCCAACCTCGAGTTTCGTCTCGAAGCCCGCGCAGACACCCCGGATAACGAAACGGAGAGCCTGCCGTTCCGCAATGATCCAGCACGCTCTGCCGACCTGATGCGTGATGTGATCATCACCGGCGACAGTGTTTCCAGCGCCACTCGCAGTTTCGACGAGAACGGTCGTGCTCAGGTCAACATCAACCTCGACGGTACCGGCGGCACGCTGATGAACCGTGCGACACGCAGCAACATCGGCCGCAACATGGCGGTGGTGTTCATTGAGCACAAGACGCGCGACCGCACGGTGACCGAAGACGGCAAGCAGGTCACGGTTCGTGAACCATACACCGAACGAGGCATCATCAGCCTGGCCACCGTCCAGAGCGCACTGGGCAATAGCTTCCGCATTACGGGACTCGACTCCCCCACCGAAGCCGGTGAGCTATCCCTGCTGCTGCGCTCCGGCTCGCTGGCGGCACCGATCTACTTTGCTCAGGAACGCACTATCGGCCCGAGCCTCGGTGCGGACAACATCGCCCGCGGCCTGTTGTCAGTACAGGTCGGTCTGGTGCTGGTGTTGCTGTTCATGTTGATTCGCTACAAGGCATTCGGTGTGATCGCCAACATAGCGCTGGCCTTCAACCTGACACTGTTGGTGGCAGCGATGTCGCTGCTCGGTGCGACGCTGACCCTGCCCGGCATCGCCGGTATCGTCTTGACGCTGGGTATGGCGGTCGATGCCAACGTATTGATATTTGAACGAATACGTGAAGAGTTGCGCAACGGCATGTCGGTGCAGCAAGCGATTCACTCCGGTTACGAGCGCGCCTTCACCTCGATCGTTGACGCCAACCTGACCACCTTGCTGGTGGCAGTGATCCTGTTCTCCATTGGTACCGGACCGGTCAAGGGCTTTGCGGTGACACTATCGCTGGGCATCCTGACGTCAATGTTCACAGCGCTGATGGTGACACGCGGCATGGTCAACCTGGTCTACGGTGGCCGTCCGCGCAAGAAGATCTGGATCTAA
- the secF gene encoding protein translocase subunit SecF has product MKNLTNLNIDFMGHRRLAYAFSAITLLISIISLAVQGLALGLDFTGGTLIEVHYATAPTLDSVRQALELGGFNDVSVQTFGAANEILIRLQQAFDADVGQQVIDLLANQGVDVNLVRAEFVGAQVGDQLRDQSGLGMLLAMGGVILYVAFRFQYKFALSALLSLGHDVIVVLGVFSLFQLEFDLTVLAAVLAVIGYSLNDTIVVFDRIRENIRKSRIDDMAQIFNEAINQTLARTLATSGTTALVLLALFMLGGDLIHNFSIALLVGIGLGTFSSIYVAAALLIQLKLQRTDLIPEKKEDPEAEELP; this is encoded by the coding sequence ATGAAGAACCTCACCAACCTGAATATCGACTTCATGGGCCACCGCCGACTGGCTTATGCCTTCTCGGCGATCACCCTACTGATCTCGATCATCTCGCTGGCGGTACAAGGACTGGCATTGGGACTCGATTTCACCGGCGGCACGCTGATTGAAGTCCACTACGCCACTGCGCCCACTCTCGACAGCGTTCGCCAGGCGCTTGAACTGGGCGGATTCAATGATGTGTCAGTGCAGACCTTCGGCGCTGCCAACGAGATACTGATCCGTCTACAGCAGGCTTTCGATGCGGATGTCGGCCAACAGGTAATCGATCTGCTCGCCAACCAGGGAGTGGACGTCAACCTGGTACGCGCCGAGTTCGTCGGTGCTCAGGTCGGCGACCAACTACGCGACCAGAGTGGTCTCGGCATGTTGCTGGCAATGGGCGGCGTCATTCTCTATGTCGCGTTCCGTTTCCAGTACAAGTTCGCTCTCAGTGCTCTACTGTCACTGGGCCACGATGTCATTGTGGTGCTGGGTGTGTTCTCGCTGTTCCAGCTTGAATTCGACCTCACGGTGCTGGCAGCGGTACTCGCGGTCATTGGTTACTCGCTCAACGATACCATTGTGGTCTTCGACCGTATCCGCGAGAACATCCGCAAGTCGCGCATCGACGATATGGCGCAGATATTCAATGAAGCCATCAATCAGACCCTTGCCCGTACGCTGGCAACCTCCGGCACTACGGCTCTGGTACTACTGGCGTTGTTTATGCTCGGTGGTGACCTGATTCACAACTTCTCGATCGCCCTTCTGGTCGGTATCGGCCTGGGGACCTTCTCGTCGATCTACGTCGCTGCAGCACTATTGATTCAGCTCAAACTGCAACGCACCGACCTGATTCCCGAGAAGAAGGAAGACCCCGAGGCCGAAGAGCTGCCCTGA
- a CDS encoding CNNM domain-containing protein, with product MLLLAAFAIISISASFLCSILEAALLSLTPSYIAQLKDSEPRLHRRLAVLKQDIDKPLAAILTLNTIAHTGGATGVGAQVAVVFGEAWLGLASAIMTLLILVLSEIIPKTIGATYWRQLSRWLPPLLNGMVWTLRPFIWLSELITRRISHDAPGTDMRGEIKALARIGLDEQALDRDEARTITNILNLHEIQVSSVMTPRTVCISVRPSMSVAEFDTQLSRSPFTRFPVMDGGEHALGYVHKADTYHAEEQATMKEVMHPAPVVDSTDSVESVFLMMQRDRQHLAVVYDDNGTWVGLITMEDVIETILGEDIVDETDDVTNMRKYARQRWTQRIQASQSSGSQPAAPGEQ from the coding sequence ATGTTACTGCTGGCTGCATTTGCCATTATTTCCATCTCCGCTTCCTTCCTGTGCTCCATTCTGGAAGCCGCTCTTCTCTCGCTGACTCCCAGCTATATCGCCCAGCTCAAGGACAGCGAACCTCGACTGCACCGCCGTCTGGCAGTACTCAAGCAGGATATCGACAAACCACTCGCGGCTATTCTGACGCTCAACACCATCGCACATACGGGGGGAGCGACCGGCGTCGGCGCCCAGGTTGCGGTAGTGTTCGGCGAGGCTTGGCTGGGTCTGGCTTCTGCGATCATGACACTGTTGATCCTCGTGCTGTCGGAGATCATTCCCAAGACCATCGGTGCCACCTACTGGCGACAGCTTTCCCGCTGGCTACCTCCGTTGCTGAACGGCATGGTCTGGACTCTGCGACCCTTCATCTGGCTATCAGAGCTGATCACCCGCCGTATCAGCCATGATGCGCCGGGTACCGACATGCGCGGTGAGATCAAGGCACTGGCGCGTATCGGACTGGACGAACAGGCCCTGGATCGCGACGAGGCCCGCACCATCACCAATATCCTCAATCTGCATGAGATTCAGGTGAGTAGTGTAATGACACCGCGTACGGTGTGTATCTCGGTACGCCCATCGATGAGTGTGGCGGAATTCGATACCCAGCTATCACGCTCGCCCTTCACACGTTTTCCCGTCATGGACGGGGGTGAGCATGCACTGGGTTACGTGCACAAGGCCGATACCTACCACGCCGAAGAACAGGCGACGATGAAGGAAGTCATGCACCCGGCGCCAGTGGTAGATTCCACAGACAGCGTCGAGAGCGTGTTTCTGATGATGCAGCGCGATCGCCAGCACCTAGCAGTGGTCTACGACGACAACGGCACCTGGGTGGGCTTGATTACCATGGAAGACGTTATCGAGACCATCCTCGGTGAAGATATCGTCGACGAAACCGACGACGTCACCAACATGCGCAAGTACGCCAGACAACGCTGGACCCAGCGTATTCAGGCATCACAGAGCAGTGGCTCGCAGCCGGCTGCCCCGGGCGAGCAGTAG